One genomic window of Deltaproteobacteria bacterium includes the following:
- a CDS encoding 2-oxoacid:acceptor oxidoreductase family protein produces MSDHQEKFEIILAGSGGQGLVVSGIMLAEAAMLEGKNVVQTVSYGIASRGGFSMAEVIMDREEIIFQQVQQADVILALTEEAMEKFQDLSGQGTLIFYDTTLLKPRRGEGLYGQPFTEMASQMGHVGMANIIALGYMAVEKKMVRPESLAAVLQKRFSGKVLQMNLKALEAGVALAARETDDSERNDNGRLKP; encoded by the coding sequence ATGAGTGACCATCAAGAAAAATTTGAAATCATTTTGGCCGGATCAGGCGGTCAGGGGCTGGTGGTGTCCGGGATCATGCTGGCCGAGGCGGCCATGCTGGAGGGGAAAAACGTGGTGCAGACCGTTTCCTACGGCATTGCCTCCAGGGGCGGATTTTCCATGGCCGAGGTGATCATGGACCGGGAAGAAATCATCTTTCAGCAAGTTCAGCAGGCCGACGTCATCCTGGCCCTGACCGAGGAGGCCATGGAAAAGTTTCAAGACCTCTCCGGACAGGGAACCCTGATTTTTTATGACACCACCCTTCTGAAGCCGCGCCGGGGGGAAGGGCTTTACGGCCAACCTTTTACCGAAATGGCCAGTCAGATGGGTCATGTGGGAATGGCCAACATTATCGCCCTGGGTTACATGGCGGTAGAAAAAAAGATGGTCAGGCCGGAGAGCCTGGCCGCGGTCCTCCAAAAGCGGTTTTCAGGAAAGGTCCTCCAGATGAACCTCAAGGCCCTGGAGGCCGGTGTGGCCCTGGCCGCAAGAGAAACAGATGATTCAGAAAGGAATGACAATGGAAGGCTCAAGCCATAA
- a CDS encoding cyclic nucleotide-binding domain-containing protein: MENIDLLNRVEVFKGLDKAQLMAVKDCCRQKSFNDGEKISGEGEDAAFLWAVIEGGVDLRFDLPGRKSSEEMTITTISEGKVFGWSSFVPPFKYRLSSYCSSKGCQLIEINRDGLVKVFETQPLIGYRVMTNVSIVIGTRFQQLQDEVAWCEGEIMLHHKDN; this comes from the coding sequence ATGGAGAATATCGATCTTTTAAACAGGGTAGAAGTTTTTAAAGGACTGGACAAGGCACAATTAATGGCTGTCAAAGATTGTTGCCGACAGAAAAGCTTTAACGACGGAGAAAAAATTTCAGGTGAGGGAGAAGATGCCGCCTTTCTCTGGGCCGTTATTGAAGGAGGGGTGGACCTGCGTTTTGATCTGCCGGGGCGCAAATCTTCGGAAGAAATGACCATCACCACCATCTCCGAAGGAAAGGTTTTTGGATGGTCCAGTTTTGTCCCTCCTTTCAAATACCGGCTGTCGTCTTACTGCTCTTCCAAGGGTTGTCAACTCATTGAGATAAACAGAGATGGTTTAGTCAAGGTTTTCGAAACCCAACCCCTTATCGGATATCGGGTGATGACCAACGTGTCCATAGTCATCGGGACCCGCTTTCAGCAGTTACAGGATGAAGTGGCCTGGTGTGAAGGGGAGATCATGCTGCACCACAAGGATAATTGA
- a CDS encoding 2-oxoacid:acceptor oxidoreductase subunit alpha, producing the protein MQGNQAMAEGAFYAGARFYAGYPITPSSEIAEECSRKMPQMGGVFMQMEDEIASMAAIIGASLAGAKSFTATSGPGFSLMQENLGLAVMGEVPCVVINVQRSGPSTGLATKPAQSDVMQLRWGRHGDQMVIALSPASVSECFSLTVTAFNFAEKFRVPVILAPDEVIGHLRENVRIPAPGELEVIDRKKPSGPPEKYKPFAADADGVAPLAAYGSDYIFHVSSSMHGPDGYSNNNPANAAWRVDQLHRKIERHREEIVLTKTFDTEDADILLIAFGATTRASRAAALELRKQGIRAGVLQLITLWPFADQEVAALGQRARTVIVTEMNYSGQVAGEVRKVLGAAADIRQVNKYNGQIITPQDILEVIR; encoded by the coding sequence ATGCAAGGGAATCAGGCCATGGCCGAAGGGGCCTTTTATGCCGGCGCCCGTTTTTATGCCGGATACCCGATCACCCCCTCTTCGGAGATTGCCGAGGAATGTTCCAGAAAGATGCCGCAAATGGGCGGTGTCTTTATGCAGATGGAAGATGAGATCGCCAGCATGGCGGCCATTATCGGGGCCTCGCTGGCCGGTGCCAAATCTTTTACGGCCACCAGCGGTCCGGGATTTTCTCTTATGCAGGAAAACCTGGGGCTGGCTGTTATGGGGGAGGTGCCCTGTGTGGTCATTAACGTCCAGCGTTCCGGGCCCAGCACCGGGCTGGCCACCAAGCCGGCCCAGTCGGATGTCATGCAGCTCCGTTGGGGCCGCCATGGGGACCAGATGGTGATTGCGCTCAGCCCGGCCTCGGTCAGTGAGTGTTTTTCCCTCACCGTAACGGCCTTTAATTTTGCCGAAAAATTCAGGGTGCCGGTCATACTCGCCCCGGATGAAGTCATCGGCCACTTGCGGGAAAATGTGCGTATTCCGGCGCCGGGCGAACTCGAGGTCATCGACCGGAAAAAGCCCTCCGGACCTCCGGAAAAATACAAACCTTTCGCGGCCGACGCGGACGGCGTGGCGCCTCTTGCGGCTTATGGCAGCGATTATATTTTCCATGTTTCGAGTTCCATGCACGGGCCGGACGGTTACAGCAACAACAACCCGGCCAATGCCGCCTGGCGGGTGGACCAGTTGCACCGGAAGATCGAGAGGCATAGGGAGGAGATCGTCCTGACCAAGACCTTCGATACCGAAGATGCGGATATCCTGCTGATCGCCTTTGGGGCCACGACCCGGGCCAGCCGGGCCGCAGCCCTGGAGCTTCGCAAACAGGGGATCCGGGCCGGGGTGCTGCAACTGATCACCCTTTGGCCCTTTGCCGACCAGGAAGTGGCGGCCCTGGGCCAGAGGGCCAGGACCGTGATCGTAACGGAGATGAATTACAGTGGTCAGGTGGCCGGCGAAGTCCGGAAGGTTTTAGGGGCCGCGGCCGATATCCGCCAGGTCAACAAATACAACGGGCAAATCATCACGCCCCAGGATATCCTGGAGGTGATCCGGTAA
- a CDS encoding tripartite tricarboxylate transporter substrate binding protein has product MKKHWVVLFLLVGFLFHLSLAGSVQAAPEKFPSRPVTIMVGYAAGGTTDVAVRALAEATSKIIGQPVVVVNKPGAGTTIMMADLKNQKPDGHTVGIMSSGAIIGHFLQKVPYHPVNDFDSVLQVSAFNYGIAVRSDSPWKNIGDLLAYAKANPGKVKYTGSGANSPAHLIMIQLGEAAGVTWTHIPFQGGAEAATNVMGGHCDVTCSPTEWKPGVDSGRLRLIACAMDKRFKAYPKVPTLIEEGYKVKGYGYLAVVGPKGMPKDRVKILQDAFHQAMNDPAYQKTLDSLLFPTIYRNSADCDKYTQELVATLGPLVEKVKK; this is encoded by the coding sequence ATGAAGAAACATTGGGTTGTTCTTTTTCTGTTGGTTGGTTTTCTTTTCCATTTATCCCTTGCCGGTTCGGTCCAGGCCGCACCGGAGAAGTTCCCTTCAAGACCGGTCACCATTATGGTCGGATACGCCGCCGGCGGAACGACTGACGTTGCCGTCAGGGCCCTGGCCGAAGCGACGTCCAAGATCATCGGTCAACCAGTCGTCGTAGTCAACAAACCCGGAGCCGGTACGACCATCATGATGGCCGATTTAAAAAATCAAAAACCGGACGGCCACACGGTGGGCATCATGTCCAGCGGCGCCATCATCGGCCATTTCCTGCAGAAGGTCCCCTACCATCCGGTCAATGACTTCGATTCCGTTCTCCAGGTCAGCGCCTTCAATTATGGGATCGCCGTCCGTTCCGATTCCCCTTGGAAAAACATCGGCGATTTGCTTGCCTATGCCAAGGCCAATCCAGGGAAGGTTAAATACACCGGTTCGGGCGCCAACTCACCGGCCCATCTGATCATGATCCAACTGGGTGAAGCGGCCGGGGTCACCTGGACCCATATCCCCTTCCAGGGGGGAGCGGAGGCGGCCACCAATGTCATGGGCGGCCATTGCGACGTGACCTGTTCGCCCACCGAGTGGAAACCCGGGGTGGATTCCGGCCGTCTGCGTCTGATCGCCTGCGCCATGGACAAACGTTTCAAGGCCTATCCTAAAGTCCCCACCCTCATCGAGGAAGGCTATAAAGTCAAGGGGTATGGTTACTTAGCGGTCGTGGGCCCCAAGGGCATGCCCAAAGACCGGGTAAAGATTCTCCAGGATGCTTTTCACCAGGCCATGAATGACCCGGCCTATCAAAAAACCCTGGATTCCTTGCTTTTCCCTACGATTTATAGAAACAGCGCCGATTGCGACAAATACACCCAGGAACTGGTCGCCACTCTCGGCCCACTGGTCGAAAAAGTAAAAAAATAG
- a CDS encoding hydroxyacid dehydrogenase, which yields MPLKVLLTESIAPEGIDLLRKKAEVAIAPSPEMADLMPLIGSADALLIRSSRAGLELLEAGKKLKVIGRHGIGVDNIDLPAATRLGIRVVNTPGANTNAVAEHTLWAIMHCARNFNRAEKAFRRGDFCLPGSLPGLVQKLGYTTMELKNKVLGLVGMGRISSRLAVLAGLGLGMQVKAYDPLVPDEVFAAAGVQKVRTLDLVLTDADFVSLHVPHLKETHHLIGARELALMKPEAYLINAARGGVVDEKALYLALKAKKLAGAALDVFEKEPPDQDLPFFQLDNVVVSPHIAAMTDLALVNMAHDAAEGILDVLEGREPKYLVNPEVLRSPR from the coding sequence ATGCCATTGAAAGTTCTATTGACCGAGTCGATTGCTCCGGAAGGGATTGATCTTTTAAGAAAAAAGGCGGAAGTTGCAATTGCTCCCAGTCCGGAAATGGCCGATCTGATGCCTCTGATCGGATCGGCCGATGCCCTGCTGATCAGGAGTTCGCGGGCCGGCTTGGAATTGCTGGAGGCCGGTAAGAAGTTGAAGGTCATCGGCCGCCATGGAATCGGTGTGGATAACATCGACCTTCCGGCCGCAACCCGTCTGGGCATCCGGGTGGTCAACACCCCGGGGGCCAATACCAACGCCGTGGCCGAACATACCCTCTGGGCGATCATGCATTGCGCCCGGAATTTTAACCGGGCGGAAAAGGCCTTTCGCCGTGGGGATTTCTGCCTTCCCGGGTCCTTGCCCGGCCTGGTTCAGAAGCTTGGCTATACCACGATGGAGTTGAAGAATAAGGTTCTGGGACTGGTGGGCATGGGCCGGATCAGCAGCCGCCTGGCGGTCTTGGCGGGCCTGGGACTGGGTATGCAGGTGAAGGCCTACGATCCCCTGGTGCCCGATGAGGTCTTTGCCGCCGCCGGAGTCCAAAAGGTCCGGACCCTGGATCTGGTGCTGACCGATGCCGACTTCGTATCCCTCCATGTCCCCCATCTCAAGGAAACGCATCACCTCATCGGTGCCAGGGAACTGGCCCTGATGAAACCGGAGGCCTATCTGATCAATGCCGCCCGGGGAGGCGTGGTCGATGAAAAGGCCCTTTACCTGGCCCTGAAGGCAAAAAAATTGGCCGGGGCGGCCCTGGACGTCTTTGAGAAGGAGCCTCCAGACCAGGACCTGCCCTTCTTCCAGTTGGACAATGTAGTAGTGTCCCCTCATATTGCGGCTATGACCGATCTGGCCCTGGTTAACATGGCCCATGACGCCGCCGAAGGCATCCTGGATGTCCTGGAAGGGCGGGAACCGAAATACCTGGTGAATCCTGAAGTGCTCAGATCCCCGAGGTAA
- a CDS encoding tripartite tricarboxylate transporter TctB family protein: MRKHDLISTAFWFLFGLFVVLYAPQFNLGTAGMPGTGLMPFLAGLVICAFALLSFIQAWASPAGETERIWQNIRYPKLITVVMVLIAYTFFFERLGFIICTFAMMYVLMNIVGSMKWSSSLFGALLCALVAYLVFEVWLRAQLPKGILIHLGV; encoded by the coding sequence ATGAGAAAACACGATTTAATCAGTACGGCCTTCTGGTTTCTATTCGGTCTTTTCGTTGTGCTCTATGCGCCTCAATTCAATCTGGGAACGGCCGGCATGCCCGGTACGGGACTGATGCCCTTCCTGGCCGGCCTGGTTATCTGTGCCTTCGCCCTTCTTTCTTTCATTCAGGCCTGGGCGAGTCCGGCGGGCGAAACCGAGAGGATCTGGCAGAATATCCGCTATCCCAAGCTCATCACGGTTGTGATGGTCCTCATTGCCTATACCTTCTTCTTTGAAAGGCTGGGCTTTATAATCTGCACCTTTGCCATGATGTATGTGCTCATGAACATTGTGGGGTCCATGAAATGGTCTTCAAGCCTTTTCGGGGCCCTTTTATGCGCCTTGGTCGCCTATCTGGTTTTTGAGGTCTGGCTTCGGGCTCAACTGCCCAAAGGGATTCTAATTCATTTAGGAGTGTAA
- a CDS encoding 2-oxoacid:ferredoxin oxidoreductase subunit beta — protein sequence MWCPGCGIGVMLGALLRSFEELGYDCRDTVVVTGIGCTGKSDDYLVTHALHTTHGRALAYATGIKAFNPKLKVVVIMGDGDSVTIGGNHFLHAARRNMDLTAIIINNFNYGMTGGQFSGTTPSGAITQTSFYGNPERGIDICALAEVAGANYVARGTPYHVWELKTNIQEALSKKGFSVVEIYSPCPTHFGKNNQMKETRQMLHWLKEKGLPVKDYNRLEPSQKEGCFAVGKLVDRDEPDFNTRYEAVRARAMAPKGLRNGDTQ from the coding sequence ATGTGGTGTCCGGGATGCGGCATAGGCGTTATGCTCGGGGCCTTACTACGGTCCTTTGAGGAACTGGGTTACGATTGCCGGGATACGGTGGTGGTAACCGGGATCGGCTGTACGGGAAAATCGGACGATTATCTGGTAACCCATGCCCTGCACACGACCCATGGCCGGGCCCTGGCCTATGCCACCGGGATCAAGGCCTTCAATCCGAAGCTTAAGGTAGTGGTCATCATGGGCGACGGCGACAGCGTCACCATCGGGGGCAATCATTTCCTCCATGCTGCCAGACGGAATATGGATCTGACGGCCATTATCATCAATAATTTCAATTATGGCATGACCGGCGGCCAGTTTTCAGGGACCACCCCGAGCGGGGCCATTACCCAGACCAGCTTTTACGGCAATCCGGAGAGGGGAATCGATATCTGCGCCCTGGCGGAGGTCGCCGGGGCCAATTATGTGGCCCGGGGAACGCCCTATCATGTCTGGGAGTTGAAGACCAACATCCAGGAGGCCCTGAGCAAGAAGGGGTTTTCCGTGGTAGAGATTTACAGCCCCTGCCCGACCCATTTCGGAAAGAACAACCAGATGAAAGAGACCCGTCAAATGCTTCATTGGCTTAAGGAAAAAGGGCTTCCAGTGAAAGACTATAACCGTTTGGAGCCCTCTCAAAAGGAGGGCTGTTTTGCGGTAGGCAAACTGGTGGACCGGGATGAGCCGGATTTCAATACCCGATACGAAGCAGTCAGGGCCAGGGCCATGGCCCCAAAAGGCTTGAGGAACGGTGATACGCAATGA
- a CDS encoding FAD-dependent oxidoreductase, which translates to MAPCREACPAGIDVPRYIRHIRNKDFDRALMVIREKIPFPAVCGHACVHPCETKCARIQYDEGIAIRLLKRAAEEKSRDLPIVEPKARPTGKKVAVIGAGPCGLTAAYFLAGLGHAVTVFESLPRAGGMLRYGIPEYRLPNEIVDREIAGIQARGIKIITQSAVPSAPDLLTRGYDAVLAATGAWKAVKAGIEGEDSPLVRDGVAFLKEVNTGIRDSLSRKIVVVGGGNTALDAARASVRLGAQAVLIYRRSRQDMPALPEEIAEAEEEGVQIEFLTAPIRIDDKNLVCIRMEPGPLDDSGRPRPIPVEGSAFSLACDALIMAVGQTAQVETLQLEENRNGTAKVDAGLSTPLKGIFAAGDVVSGPKTIIEAIAQGRLASVSIDRYLGGNGRIDPDVDPDVFPEENSTLPEAKPRGTHRVEPERIPLKGRISGFGLVEQGFDEETAVEEAKRCLACDIRQYTVEVNPAICKDCGYCREMCQMDIFGASDHFNALGYKPSVVKNSDRCVGCLKCLYICPDFAITITEGQPDQGQEVSAGR; encoded by the coding sequence ATGGCTCCCTGTAGAGAAGCCTGCCCGGCAGGCATCGATGTGCCGAGGTATATCCGGCACATCCGGAATAAAGATTTTGACCGGGCCTTAATGGTGATCCGTGAAAAGATACCCTTTCCAGCGGTCTGCGGCCATGCCTGCGTCCACCCTTGCGAAACCAAATGCGCCCGTATCCAATACGATGAAGGGATCGCCATCCGCCTGTTGAAAAGGGCGGCCGAGGAAAAAAGCCGGGACCTGCCGATCGTTGAACCCAAGGCCAGGCCCACAGGGAAGAAGGTGGCCGTCATCGGCGCCGGCCCCTGCGGACTGACGGCGGCCTATTTTCTGGCCGGCCTGGGACACGCTGTTACCGTGTTCGAGTCCCTTCCCCGGGCCGGGGGGATGTTGCGGTACGGCATCCCGGAATATCGCCTGCCGAACGAAATCGTCGATCGGGAGATCGCCGGGATTCAAGCCCGAGGTATCAAGATTATTACCCAGTCAGCGGTCCCCTCGGCGCCGGATCTGCTGACCAGGGGATATGACGCCGTTCTGGCGGCAACCGGGGCCTGGAAGGCGGTCAAAGCCGGCATAGAAGGGGAAGATTCCCCCCTGGTCCGGGACGGAGTCGCCTTCCTTAAGGAAGTGAATACGGGTATCAGGGATTCCCTAAGCCGTAAGATCGTTGTGGTCGGCGGGGGGAATACGGCCCTGGATGCGGCCAGGGCCAGTGTGCGGCTGGGTGCCCAGGCCGTTCTGATTTACCGCCGGAGCCGCCAGGATATGCCGGCCTTACCGGAGGAGATCGCCGAGGCTGAAGAGGAAGGGGTACAGATCGAGTTCCTGACGGCGCCGATCCGGATTGACGATAAAAACCTGGTCTGTATCCGGATGGAACCCGGTCCCTTGGATGACAGCGGAAGGCCGAGGCCAATACCCGTTGAAGGCAGTGCGTTTTCCTTGGCCTGTGATGCCCTCATAATGGCTGTGGGGCAGACGGCCCAGGTAGAGACCCTGCAGTTGGAAGAAAATAGAAACGGAACCGCTAAAGTCGATGCAGGGCTTTCAACGCCACTCAAGGGAATCTTCGCCGCCGGGGATGTGGTCTCCGGGCCGAAGACCATCATTGAGGCTATTGCCCAGGGACGTCTGGCCAGTGTTTCCATCGACCGTTACCTTGGAGGTAATGGCCGGATCGACCCGGATGTCGACCCTGATGTTTTCCCGGAAGAAAATTCGACCCTTCCGGAAGCAAAACCCAGGGGGACCCACCGGGTTGAGCCGGAAAGAATCCCATTGAAGGGCAGGATCAGCGGATTCGGTCTGGTCGAACAGGGTTTTGACGAAGAAACGGCTGTGGAAGAGGCCAAACGGTGTCTGGCCTGCGATATCCGGCAGTATACCGTGGAGGTCAATCCGGCCATCTGTAAAGATTGCGGCTATTGCCGGGAAATGTGTCAAATGGATATCTTCGGAGCCTCGGACCACTTTAATGCCCTGGGTTACAAACCTTCGGTTGTGAAAAATTCGGACCGTTGCGTAGGCTGCCTGAAGTGCCTGTATATCTGTCCGGACTTCGCCATAACCATTACCGAAGGCCAGCCGGACCAGGGTCAGGAGGTATCCGCCGGCCGATAG
- a CDS encoding tripartite tricarboxylate transporter permease yields MDVLHNIMMGFGVALDPLNLLFCFAGVLTGTLVGVLPGFGPTAAISLLLPLTFKLGPIPGIIMLSGIYYGAMYGGSTTSILVNIPGEAASVVTCLDGYQMARQGRAGPALGMSAFGSFIAGTFSVLLLSLLAPPLAEMALKFGPPEYFALMILGLTLLIFLSSGPISKALLMAGLGLFLGTIGLDNLTGTARFTFGSMDLMDGIGLVPVVMGLFGIGEVLHNLERPIQRAIFETKIGRLLPSLSDWIACKWALVRGSIIGFFLGVLPGGGVVIASFASYALEKRFSKYPEKFGTGVIEGVAGPEAANNAAAGGAFIPLLSLGIPGNAVTAILLGALVIHGIQPGPMMITEHADLFWGVITSMYIGNIMLLILNLPLIGLWVRALKVPYSILFPLICLFCMIGAYSLNNRAGDMLIMTIFGVLGYLMRKYKYESAPLVLALVLVPMLESALRRSLLLSNGDPMIFITRPLSGFILVMAAVLILFSLIPALKKKRGKLDEILEEGEEG; encoded by the coding sequence ATGGATGTCCTGCACAATATCATGATGGGGTTCGGGGTGGCCCTCGATCCCTTGAACCTTCTTTTTTGCTTTGCCGGTGTGCTCACCGGAACCCTGGTGGGGGTCTTGCCGGGCTTCGGTCCTACGGCCGCCATTTCCCTCTTACTGCCGTTGACCTTCAAACTGGGCCCCATCCCGGGGATCATCATGCTGTCCGGTATCTATTACGGGGCCATGTACGGCGGGTCCACCACCTCGATCCTGGTAAATATCCCCGGTGAGGCCGCTTCGGTCGTAACCTGCTTAGACGGCTATCAGATGGCCCGCCAGGGCAGGGCCGGACCGGCCCTGGGCATGTCGGCCTTCGGGAGTTTTATTGCCGGGACCTTCAGCGTGCTTCTGTTGTCGCTCCTGGCTCCTCCTCTGGCCGAGATGGCCCTGAAGTTCGGTCCGCCGGAATACTTCGCCCTCATGATCCTGGGGCTCACCCTGCTCATCTTCCTCTCTTCAGGGCCTATCAGCAAGGCCCTTCTTATGGCCGGCCTGGGGTTATTTCTCGGAACTATCGGGCTCGACAATTTAACCGGTACGGCCCGCTTCACCTTTGGCAGCATGGACCTTATGGACGGCATCGGGCTCGTTCCGGTCGTTATGGGGCTCTTTGGCATCGGCGAGGTCTTGCATAATCTGGAGCGGCCCATTCAGCGGGCCATCTTCGAAACCAAGATCGGCCGGCTGCTGCCGTCGCTTTCGGATTGGATCGCCTGTAAATGGGCACTGGTCCGCGGATCGATTATCGGTTTTTTCCTCGGGGTCCTGCCCGGCGGAGGGGTGGTCATCGCCTCTTTCGCTTCCTACGCCCTGGAGAAACGTTTTTCCAAATATCCGGAAAAATTTGGTACCGGAGTCATCGAAGGGGTGGCCGGGCCCGAAGCAGCCAACAACGCCGCGGCCGGCGGGGCCTTTATCCCCCTTCTGAGTCTGGGTATCCCGGGAAACGCTGTCACGGCCATCCTCCTGGGTGCCCTGGTCATCCATGGAATCCAGCCCGGTCCCATGATGATCACCGAGCATGCCGATCTGTTCTGGGGGGTAATCACCAGCATGTATATTGGAAATATCATGCTGCTGATCCTCAATCTACCGCTCATCGGTCTGTGGGTCAGGGCACTGAAGGTCCCTTACAGCATCCTCTTCCCGTTGATCTGTCTTTTCTGTATGATCGGGGCTTACAGTCTGAACAACCGGGCCGGGGACATGCTGATCATGACCATCTTCGGAGTCCTCGGCTACTTAATGAGAAAATATAAATATGAATCGGCTCCGCTGGTCCTGGCCCTGGTACTGGTGCCTATGCTGGAATCAGCCCTCAGGCGTTCCCTCCTCCTTTCCAACGGGGACCCTATGATTTTCATCACCAGGCCCCTTTCAGGCTTCATTCTGGTTATGGCCGCTGTCCTCATCCTGTTTTCGCTGATCCCCGCCTTGAAGAAAAAGCGCGGGAAGCTGGACGAAATCCTGGAAGAAGGAGAGGAAGGCTAA
- a CDS encoding GntR family transcriptional regulator: MEKDISQHIDVTNINEKVYQLIKQNIIKFIYPPGHNLNINELKDVLGVSPTPIKDALFRLAGEGLVVIYPRKGTYVKHVTDEDFHEIIQTRLILETAVVASLAKQITDEQLQILEGFYQTGISIKIDQDNSDDYRAFMESDSQFHLSFFFFFGNKRLTEIYKNLNAHMQIVRYRLMHHTRGKNPWTDQDHKDILTALQQHDAPGAEEAVRKHLIRLEAACLAASSSGAKASIP, from the coding sequence ATGGAAAAAGATATTTCTCAACACATCGATGTCACCAATATTAATGAGAAAGTCTATCAACTGATCAAGCAAAATATTATCAAATTCATCTATCCCCCCGGCCACAACCTCAACATCAATGAGCTAAAAGATGTCCTGGGGGTCAGTCCGACACCGATCAAAGACGCCCTTTTCAGGCTGGCCGGAGAAGGGCTGGTGGTGATTTATCCCCGGAAGGGAACTTATGTCAAACATGTCACTGACGAAGACTTCCACGAAATCATCCAGACCCGTCTGATCTTGGAAACGGCTGTCGTAGCCAGTCTCGCCAAGCAGATTACCGATGAACAGTTACAGATCCTGGAAGGTTTTTATCAGACCGGTATCTCCATTAAAATCGATCAGGACAATAGCGACGATTACCGGGCCTTCATGGAAAGTGACAGCCAGTTTCATCTGTCGTTCTTCTTTTTTTTCGGGAACAAGCGGTTGACGGAGATTTATAAAAACCTCAATGCCCACATGCAGATCGTCCGCTACCGACTGATGCACCACACCCGGGGGAAGAATCCCTGGACCGATCAGGATCACAAGGATATATTGACGGCCCTTCAACAGCATGATGCACCCGGGGCTGAAGAGGCGGTCAGGAAGCATCTTATAAGATTAGAGGCGGCTTGTCTGGCGGCAAGTTCCTCGGGGGCGAAGGCTTCGATTCCCTGA
- a CDS encoding DUF2088 domain-containing protein, with protein MPTNLNMTYPDMFRVRQVFDVPRIEDVEAAVEQQLASIQEDVKIKPGARIAITAGSRGIAHIDGILKVLVRFLREHSAEPFLIPAMGGHGGGTVQGQLQVLKSLKITEESMGAPILATMDCVEIGRSSNGHPILVDRYAAAADGIVVVNRVKPHTAFDGPIQSGLLKMMAIGLGKHQGCRQVHRQAVNYGYRNIIPEIGRAVLGKLPILFGLAIVENTYDETAIIKALLPAQLLEEEKKLLKKARQLMARLPFDRIDLLIIDRIGKNISGSGLDTNVIGRIMFIGEKEPEERKITRIVALDLTDETHGNAMGIGLADYTTQRLVSKIDFSATFSNAITAMTPEKARVPITLETDQAAVDAALRTIGAVESHQARIIHIKNTLELAELDISEGLFETMGGRQDLRCLRELGPLHFDSQGHLPFLADI; from the coding sequence ATGCCAACCAATTTGAATATGACTTATCCCGATATGTTCCGGGTGCGGCAGGTCTTTGATGTTCCCCGAATTGAAGACGTTGAAGCGGCTGTCGAACAGCAGTTGGCCTCCATTCAGGAGGATGTTAAAATCAAGCCCGGGGCCAGGATTGCCATTACCGCCGGAAGCCGCGGTATTGCCCATATCGACGGCATCCTGAAGGTTCTGGTCCGTTTCTTACGGGAACATTCTGCCGAACCCTTCCTTATCCCGGCCATGGGCGGTCACGGCGGCGGAACAGTCCAGGGGCAGTTGCAAGTACTCAAAAGCCTCAAAATTACGGAAGAATCCATGGGCGCCCCCATTCTGGCCACTATGGATTGTGTTGAGATCGGCAGATCTTCCAACGGCCATCCCATATTGGTAGATCGGTACGCCGCAGCGGCCGATGGCATCGTTGTGGTTAATCGGGTCAAGCCCCATACCGCCTTCGATGGCCCAATCCAGAGCGGCCTATTGAAGATGATGGCCATCGGCCTGGGAAAGCATCAGGGATGTCGCCAGGTCCATCGGCAGGCGGTAAACTACGGTTACCGGAATATTATCCCTGAAATAGGCCGGGCTGTCCTGGGCAAGCTCCCCATCCTCTTCGGTTTGGCTATCGTTGAAAATACCTATGATGAGACGGCCATTATTAAGGCCCTTCTTCCTGCTCAATTGCTTGAGGAAGAAAAAAAACTCCTTAAGAAGGCCAGACAATTGATGGCCCGCCTTCCTTTTGACCGGATCGACCTCCTGATCATCGACCGGATCGGGAAAAATATCAGTGGCTCAGGCCTGGATACCAATGTGATCGGCCGGATCATGTTTATCGGAGAAAAGGAACCGGAAGAGCGGAAGATCACCCGGATCGTGGCCCTGGATCTGACCGATGAAACCCACGGCAATGCCATGGGGATCGGTCTGGCCGACTATACGACCCAAAGGCTGGTTTCTAAAATCGATTTCTCGGCGACCTTCTCCAATGCCATTACGGCCATGACACCGGAGAAGGCCAGAGTACCCATTACCCTGGAAACGGACCAGGCGGCCGTAGACGCTGCGCTAAGGACCATCGGTGCCGTGGAATCGCATCAAGCCAGGATCATCCATATCAAAAATACCCTGGAACTTGCCGAATTGGATATTTCAGAGGGCCTTTTCGAGACCATGGGCGGGCGCCAGGATTTAAGATGCCTCCGGGAACTGGGCCCCCTCCATTTTGATAGCCAGGGCCATCTGCCTTTTCTGGCCGATATATGA